One genomic segment of Lysobacter sp. 5GHs7-4 includes these proteins:
- a CDS encoding GlxA family transcriptional regulator — MLSIGFVLSPGFQIMGLAAASAFELANVSADERLYDIRFLSELGGAIPNSFDIPIQTRALARQKLDTLIAIGALRPIPTSPGLIRQLRRVSSASRRTASVCTGAFILGEAGLLDGRRATTHWLYARELQKQFAKARVEDDRIYIIDGPIWTSAGMSAGIDLALGMIEKDFGADLARAVAQKLVVYHRRAGGQSQHSALLELDAKSDRIQGALAYARQNLGAPLSVEELAAAAHLSPRQFSRAFRAETGQSPAKAVEQLRVEAARVMVEQSRHSIDEIATQTGFADPERMRRAFLRTFGQPPQFLRRNARLTAAP, encoded by the coding sequence ATGCTCAGCATCGGTTTCGTCCTGTCGCCGGGCTTCCAGATCATGGGCCTGGCCGCAGCGTCGGCGTTCGAACTAGCCAACGTCAGCGCTGACGAGCGCCTTTACGACATCCGGTTCCTGTCCGAGCTGGGCGGCGCGATTCCCAACTCGTTCGACATACCGATCCAGACGCGCGCCCTCGCGCGGCAGAAGCTGGACACCTTGATCGCGATCGGCGCGCTGCGGCCTATACCCACCAGCCCAGGCCTCATCAGGCAGCTGCGCAGAGTGTCCTCGGCCAGCCGCCGCACCGCTTCGGTCTGCACCGGTGCCTTCATCCTGGGTGAGGCGGGCCTACTGGACGGCCGGCGCGCCACCACGCATTGGCTGTATGCGCGCGAGTTGCAGAAGCAATTCGCGAAGGCACGCGTGGAGGACGACCGCATCTACATCATCGACGGCCCGATCTGGACCTCGGCCGGCATGAGCGCCGGCATCGACCTGGCACTGGGCATGATCGAAAAGGACTTTGGCGCCGACCTCGCGCGCGCCGTGGCGCAGAAACTGGTCGTCTACCACCGCCGCGCCGGCGGCCAGTCCCAACACTCGGCCCTGCTGGAACTCGACGCCAAGTCCGACCGCATCCAAGGTGCCCTGGCCTATGCGCGCCAGAACCTCGGCGCGCCCTTGTCGGTGGAGGAACTGGCCGCGGCCGCGCACCTGAGCCCGCGTCAGTTCAGCCGCGCCTTCCGCGCCGAAACCGGACAGTCGCCGGCCAAGGCGGTGGAACAGCTGCGCGTCGAAGCGGCCCGTGTGATGGTCGAGCAGAGCCGTCACAGCATCGACGAAATCGCGACGCAAACCGGCTTCGCCGACCCGGAGCGCATGCGCCGCGCGTTCCTGCGCACCTTCGGGCAGCCGCCGCAGTTCCTGCGGCGCAATGCGCGGCTTACGGCTGCCCCGTAG
- a CDS encoding trypsin-like serine protease — MRRAVLSLLLASFTAGAVVIRDDVPDRRYRMAISEFPALVDVPGEGHGVLIAPRWVLTAAHAVGWQKAVDVVVVGGTPYTVNRVVVHPGYKKPPQDMIDAAIKSGDWAAFLEFMAASDDIALIELTEPVRDIAPARIYRGSEQGKIVRIMGRGATGKGSEGHHPHGPNRTDLRQGYNQISSAEGRWIGYSFDPPPAALALEASSGNGDSGGPILIAVGDEWQVAGITSWKRVQGNPMETWPGKYGQTNYGVRVAHYRGWIEQTIAADGAAARVAEHARGLKP; from the coding sequence TATCGCATGGCGATCTCCGAGTTCCCGGCGCTGGTCGACGTGCCCGGCGAGGGTCATGGAGTCCTCATCGCGCCGCGTTGGGTGCTGACCGCCGCCCATGCCGTGGGCTGGCAGAAAGCCGTGGATGTCGTGGTCGTCGGCGGCACGCCGTATACCGTGAATCGCGTCGTCGTCCATCCCGGCTATAAGAAGCCGCCTCAGGACATGATCGATGCGGCGATCAAGTCGGGCGACTGGGCGGCGTTCCTGGAGTTCATGGCCGCCTCCGACGATATCGCCCTGATCGAGCTCACCGAGCCGGTGCGCGACATCGCGCCCGCACGGATCTACCGCGGATCGGAACAGGGCAAGATCGTTCGGATCATGGGCCGGGGCGCCACCGGCAAAGGATCCGAAGGGCACCACCCGCACGGTCCCAATCGAACCGACCTGCGCCAGGGCTACAACCAGATCAGCAGCGCCGAAGGTCGATGGATCGGATACAGCTTCGACCCACCGCCGGCCGCGCTTGCACTGGAAGCCTCGTCCGGCAATGGCGACAGCGGCGGGCCGATCCTGATCGCCGTGGGCGACGAATGGCAGGTGGCGGGCATCACCTCATGGAAGCGCGTGCAGGGCAACCCGATGGAAACCTGGCCGGGCAAGTACGGGCAGACCAATTACGGGGTGCGGGTGGCGCATTACCGCGGGTGGATCGAGCAGACGATCGCGGCCGATGGCGCGGCGGCGCGCGTCGCTGAGCATGCTCGCGGCCTGAAGCCCTGA